The Streptomyces sp. NBC_01268 genome window below encodes:
- a CDS encoding GuaB1 family IMP dehydrogenase-related protein — MRFLNDVKPPYDLTYDDVFMVPSRSAVGSRQAVDLSSPDGTGTTIPLVVANMTAIAGRRMAETVARRGGLVVIPQDIPIEVVTDVIGWVKSRHHVLDTPIVLEPHQTVADALSLLPKRAHDAGVVVDEDRRPIGVVTDADLSGVDRFTQLSEVMSKDLLLLDADIEPREAFNTLDAANRRYAPAVDKDGRLVGILTRKGALRATLYSPAVDAKGGLRIAAAVGINGDVAGKAKQLLDAGVDTLVIDTAHGHQESMISAIRTVRALDPHVPIVAGNIVAAEGVKDLIEAGADIIKVGVGPGAMCTTRMMTGVGRPQFSAVLECAAEARKYGKHVWADGGVRHPRDVAMALAAGASNVMIGSWFAGTYESPGDLQHDAQGRAYKESFGMASARAVRNRTSDESSYDRARKALFEEGISTSRMFLDPQRPGVEDLIDSIIAGVRSSCTYAGAASLAEFEEKSVVGIQSAAGYAEGKPLHASWS; from the coding sequence GTGCGTTTCCTCAATGACGTCAAGCCGCCGTACGACCTCACGTACGACGATGTGTTCATGGTGCCGAGCCGCTCGGCCGTGGGTTCCCGCCAGGCCGTGGACCTCTCCTCGCCCGACGGGACCGGTACGACGATCCCGCTGGTCGTCGCCAACATGACCGCCATCGCCGGCCGCCGCATGGCCGAGACCGTCGCCCGTCGCGGCGGCCTGGTCGTCATCCCCCAGGACATCCCGATCGAGGTCGTCACCGACGTCATCGGCTGGGTCAAGAGCCGCCACCACGTCCTGGACACCCCCATCGTCCTGGAGCCCCACCAGACCGTCGCCGACGCGCTGTCGCTGCTGCCCAAGCGGGCGCACGACGCCGGTGTCGTCGTGGACGAGGACCGGCGTCCGATCGGTGTCGTCACCGACGCCGACCTGTCCGGCGTGGACCGCTTCACGCAGCTGTCCGAGGTCATGTCGAAGGACCTGCTGCTCCTCGACGCCGACATCGAGCCGCGCGAGGCCTTCAACACCCTCGACGCCGCCAACCGCCGCTACGCCCCGGCCGTCGACAAGGACGGCAGGCTCGTCGGCATCCTCACCCGCAAGGGCGCGCTCCGCGCGACCCTGTACAGCCCGGCCGTCGACGCCAAGGGCGGCCTGCGCATCGCCGCCGCCGTCGGCATCAACGGCGACGTGGCGGGCAAGGCCAAGCAGCTGCTCGACGCGGGCGTGGACACGCTCGTCATCGACACCGCGCACGGCCACCAGGAGTCGATGATCAGCGCGATCAGGACCGTCCGGGCGCTCGACCCGCACGTCCCGATCGTGGCCGGCAACATCGTCGCCGCCGAGGGCGTCAAGGACCTCATCGAGGCCGGCGCGGACATCATCAAGGTCGGTGTGGGCCCCGGCGCCATGTGCACCACCCGCATGATGACCGGCGTGGGCCGCCCGCAGTTCTCCGCGGTCCTCGAGTGCGCCGCCGAGGCGCGGAAGTACGGCAAGCACGTCTGGGCCGACGGTGGAGTCCGTCACCCGCGCGACGTCGCCATGGCGCTCGCCGCCGGTGCCTCCAACGTCATGATCGGCTCCTGGTTCGCCGGGACCTACGAGTCCCCGGGCGACCTCCAGCACGACGCCCAGGGCCGTGCGTACAAGGAGTCCTTCGGCATGGCCTCGGCCCGTGCCGTCCGCAACCGCACGAGCGACGAGTCCTCCTACGACCGCGCCCGCAAGGCGCTGTTCGAGGAGGGCATCTCCACCTCGCGCATGTTCCTCGACCCGCAGCGTCCGGGCGTCGAGGACCTGATCGACTCGATCATCGCGGGCGTCCGCTCCTCCTGCACCTACGCCGGTGCCGCCTCGCTCGCCGAGTTCGAGGAGAAGTCGGTCGTGGGCATCCAGTCCGCCGCCGGTTACGCCGAGGGCAAGCCGCTGCACGCCAGCTGGAGCTGA
- a CDS encoding Lrp/AsnC family transcriptional regulator yields the protein MRLNDLDERIVHALAEDARRSYADIGSLVGLSAPAVKRRVDRLRAEGAITGFTVRVDPAALGWETEGFVEIYCRHNTSPEDIRRGLERYPEVVSASTVTGDADAVVQVFASDMRHFERVLERIAGEPFVERTKSVLVLSPLLRRFSSGSPA from the coding sequence GTGCGACTCAACGACCTCGACGAACGCATCGTCCACGCCCTCGCGGAAGACGCCCGCCGCAGCTACGCCGACATCGGCTCGCTGGTCGGTCTCTCCGCTCCCGCGGTCAAGCGCCGGGTCGACCGGCTCCGGGCCGAGGGTGCCATCACCGGCTTCACCGTACGGGTGGACCCGGCGGCGCTGGGCTGGGAGACGGAGGGGTTCGTCGAGATCTACTGCCGCCACAACACCTCGCCGGAGGACATCCGGCGAGGTCTCGAGCGGTATCCCGAGGTGGTGTCCGCGTCGACCGTCACCGGTGACGCGGACGCCGTCGTCCAGGTCTTCGCCTCCGACATGCGTCACTTCGAGCGGGTCCTGGAGCGGATCGCCGGCGAGCCGTTCGTGGAGCGCACCAAGTCCGTCCTGGTGCTCTCGCCGCTGCTGCGGCGCTTCTCCTCCGGCTCGCCCGCGTAG
- a CDS encoding RsmB/NOP family class I SAM-dependent RNA methyltransferase, which produces MSEQARPRTPKPYRRPKKDPVRILAFEALRAVDERDAYANLVLPPLLKKAREKEGPEKFDARDAALATELVYGTLRRQGTYDAIIASCIDRPLREVDPPVLDVLALGAHQLLGTRIPSHAAVSASVELARVVLGDGRAKFVNAVLRKIAQDDFDTWVQRVAPPYDADAEDHLAVVHSHPRWVVSALWDSLGGGRAGIEALLEADNERPAVTLVARPGRSTTEELAAAAETEPGSWSPYAVKLAEGGEPGALQAVAEGRAGVQDEGSQLVAIALANAPLDGPDARWLDGCAGPGGKASLLGALAAERGAALLASEKQPHRARLVERALAGNPGPYQVIAADGTRPPWREGVFDRVLMDVPCSGLGALRRRPEARWRRRPSDLDGFAPLQRGLLTEALRAVRVGGVVGYATCSPHLAETRVVVDDVLKKVGGAELIDARPLLPGVPELGDGPDVQLWPHLHGTDAMYLALIRRTA; this is translated from the coding sequence TTGAGCGAGCAGGCACGTCCCCGTACCCCCAAGCCCTACCGGCGCCCCAAGAAGGACCCCGTCCGGATCCTCGCCTTCGAGGCGCTGCGGGCGGTCGACGAGCGGGACGCCTACGCGAACCTCGTGCTGCCGCCGCTCCTGAAGAAGGCCCGGGAGAAGGAGGGGCCCGAGAAGTTCGACGCGCGGGACGCGGCCCTCGCGACCGAGCTCGTCTACGGGACGCTGCGCCGCCAGGGGACGTACGACGCGATCATCGCCTCCTGCATCGACCGGCCGCTGCGCGAGGTCGACCCGCCCGTGCTCGACGTGCTCGCGCTCGGCGCGCACCAGCTGCTGGGGACCCGCATCCCGAGCCACGCCGCCGTCTCCGCCAGCGTGGAGCTGGCCCGGGTGGTGCTGGGCGACGGGCGGGCCAAGTTCGTCAACGCGGTGCTCCGCAAGATCGCGCAGGACGACTTCGACACCTGGGTGCAGAGGGTCGCGCCGCCGTACGACGCCGACGCCGAGGACCACCTCGCCGTCGTCCACTCGCACCCCCGCTGGGTCGTCTCCGCGCTGTGGGACTCCCTCGGCGGCGGCCGCGCGGGCATCGAGGCGCTGCTGGAGGCCGACAACGAGCGGCCCGCCGTGACCCTCGTCGCCCGGCCGGGCCGCTCCACCACCGAGGAACTGGCGGCCGCCGCCGAGACCGAGCCCGGCAGCTGGTCGCCGTACGCGGTGAAGCTGGCCGAGGGCGGCGAGCCCGGCGCCCTCCAGGCCGTCGCGGAGGGCCGCGCGGGCGTCCAGGACGAGGGCAGCCAGCTCGTCGCCATCGCCCTCGCCAACGCGCCGCTCGACGGCCCCGACGCCCGCTGGCTCGACGGCTGCGCGGGCCCCGGCGGCAAGGCGTCCCTGCTGGGCGCCCTGGCGGCCGAGCGCGGCGCCGCCCTGCTCGCCTCCGAGAAGCAGCCGCACCGCGCCCGGCTGGTCGAGCGCGCCCTGGCCGGCAACCCCGGCCCGTACCAGGTCATCGCCGCCGACGGCACCCGCCCGCCGTGGCGCGAGGGCGTCTTCGACCGGGTCCTGATGGACGTCCCCTGCTCCGGGCTCGGTGCTCTGCGCCGCCGTCCCGAGGCCCGCTGGCGCCGCCGCCCCTCCGACCTGGACGGCTTCGCCCCGCTGCAGCGCGGGCTGCTCACCGAGGCGCTGCGGGCCGTGCGCGTCGGCGGTGTCGTGGGGTACGCGACCTGCTCCCCGCACCTGGCCGAGACCCGGGTCGTCGTCGACGACGTCCTGAAGAAGGTGGGCGGCGCCGAGCTGATCGACGCCCGGCCGCTGCTGCCCGGCGTTCCCGAGCTCGGCGACGGCCCCGACGTCCAGCTGTGGCCACATCTGCACGGCACGGACGCCATGTATCTGGCGCTGATCCGCCGAACCGCCTGA
- a CDS encoding sugar-binding transcriptional regulator: MNSSEEIAVAGMSAGRSALRMGPAELVQAAAMARRFYLEGKSKIQIAEEFGVSRFKVARVLETALERDLVRIEIRVPAELDAERSDALRARYGLRHAVVVESPAEGADESPDPENLGEVAADLLGELVTEGDVLGLAWGRSTIHMAAALDRLPPCTVVQLTGVYDAGTAERGSVEAVRRAAQVSGGEAHPIYAPMLLPDPATAAALRSQTGIARAFEYFDKVTVACVSIGSWEPGISTVHDMLSDEERAHYASLGVAAEMSAHLFDTEGRRVGRDLGERCITVEADRLRRIPEVVAIAGGQRKAAAIGAVLRSGLVTSLVTDRSAADYLLTESSPGPRPALDRTDPDGN, translated from the coding sequence GTGAACAGCAGTGAGGAGATCGCGGTGGCGGGTATGTCGGCGGGACGGTCAGCCCTGCGGATGGGACCCGCGGAGCTCGTGCAGGCGGCGGCCATGGCCCGCCGTTTCTACCTCGAGGGCAAGTCCAAGATCCAGATCGCCGAGGAGTTCGGCGTGAGCCGCTTCAAGGTGGCCCGGGTCCTGGAGACCGCCCTGGAGCGCGACCTCGTGCGCATCGAGATCCGCGTACCGGCGGAGCTGGACGCCGAGCGCTCGGACGCGCTCCGCGCCCGCTACGGACTCCGCCACGCCGTCGTCGTCGAGTCGCCGGCGGAGGGCGCGGACGAGTCGCCCGACCCGGAGAACCTCGGCGAGGTCGCGGCGGACCTGCTCGGCGAGCTGGTCACCGAAGGGGACGTCCTGGGCCTGGCCTGGGGCCGGTCCACCATCCACATGGCGGCGGCTCTCGACCGGCTGCCGCCCTGCACCGTCGTCCAGCTCACCGGCGTCTACGACGCGGGCACGGCCGAGCGCGGCTCGGTCGAGGCGGTACGGCGTGCCGCCCAGGTCTCCGGCGGCGAGGCGCACCCGATCTACGCGCCGATGCTGCTGCCGGACCCGGCCACCGCGGCCGCCCTGCGCAGCCAGACCGGGATCGCGCGGGCCTTCGAGTACTTCGACAAGGTGACGGTCGCCTGCGTCTCCATCGGTTCCTGGGAGCCGGGCATCTCCACCGTCCACGACATGCTCTCCGACGAGGAGCGCGCCCACTACGCGTCGCTCGGCGTCGCGGCCGAGATGTCCGCGCACCTCTTCGACACGGAGGGGCGCCGGGTCGGCCGTGACCTGGGCGAGCGGTGCATCACCGTCGAGGCGGACCGGCTGCGCCGGATCCCCGAGGTCGTCGCCATCGCGGGCGGCCAGCGCAAGGCGGCGGCGATCGGCGCGGTGCTCCGCTCGGGTCTGGTCACCAGCCTCGTGACGGACCGCTCGGCGGCCGACTACCTGCTCACCGAGTCCAGCCCCGGCCCCCGCCCCGCCCTCGACCGCACGGACCCGGACGGCAACTGA
- a CDS encoding carbon-nitrogen hydrolase family protein yields the protein MPALRTALLQSSGQLGDVAANLKILDEAAGRAAAAGAGLLLTPELYLTGYAIGADIARLAEPADGPSAQAVAEIAVRHGLAVGYGYPERDTGAHGVLHNSAQLFGADGAVLAHYRKTHLFGDFELKWFTPGDRAVVQAELAGLTVGLMICYDVEFPENVRAQALAGTDLLLVPTALMHPAEVVPESVVPVRAFENQMYIAYANRTGPEGDFEFVGLSTLAAPDGTARVRAGRGEDLVMGDVDSDFLAASRAENPYLRDRRPGLYGPLVHDRA from the coding sequence ATGCCCGCGCTGCGCACCGCCCTGCTCCAGAGCTCCGGACAGCTCGGTGACGTGGCCGCCAATCTGAAGATCCTCGACGAGGCCGCGGGCCGCGCCGCGGCGGCCGGGGCCGGGCTGCTCCTCACCCCCGAGCTCTACCTCACCGGCTACGCGATCGGCGCCGACATCGCCCGCCTCGCCGAGCCCGCCGACGGTCCCTCCGCTCAGGCCGTCGCCGAGATCGCCGTCCGCCACGGCCTGGCCGTCGGCTACGGCTACCCGGAGCGGGACACCGGGGCGCACGGGGTGCTCCACAACTCCGCGCAGCTCTTCGGCGCCGACGGCGCCGTGCTCGCGCACTACCGGAAGACCCATCTCTTCGGCGACTTCGAGCTGAAGTGGTTCACCCCCGGCGACCGCGCCGTCGTCCAGGCGGAGCTCGCCGGCCTCACCGTCGGTCTGATGATCTGCTACGACGTCGAGTTCCCCGAGAACGTACGGGCGCAGGCGCTCGCCGGCACCGACCTCCTCCTCGTGCCGACCGCGCTCATGCACCCGGCCGAGGTCGTCCCCGAGTCCGTCGTCCCCGTGCGCGCCTTCGAGAACCAGATGTACATCGCGTACGCCAACCGGACCGGCCCCGAGGGCGACTTCGAGTTCGTCGGCCTGTCCACGCTCGCGGCCCCCGACGGCACCGCCCGGGTCCGCGCCGGACGGGGCGAGGACCTCGTCATGGGCGACGTCGACAGCGACTTCCTCGCGGCCTCCCGCGCGGAGAACCCCTACCTCCGCGACCGGCGCCCGGGCCTCTACGGCCCCCTGGTCCACGACCGGGCCTGA
- a CDS encoding ribonuclease domain-containing protein, translated as MILRCARLGLALLAGLTLLLTGCSGGTGGATSGAGTATSTVAASRTTAAAPPQSTRSPGAAPTRFSRLPVVHEGALPAEARRTLALIRSGGPFPYAKDGTVFSNFERVLPQHKRGYYHEYTVRTPGERDRGARRIVTGRDGDVYYTDDHYESFREVVADEAR; from the coding sequence ATGATCCTGCGATGCGCCCGGCTCGGGCTCGCCCTGCTGGCCGGGCTCACGCTGCTGCTGACCGGGTGCTCCGGCGGAACGGGCGGCGCCACGAGTGGTGCCGGCACCGCCACGAGCACCGTCGCCGCCTCGCGCACCACGGCCGCCGCCCCGCCCCAGAGCACGCGGAGCCCGGGCGCCGCCCCGACCCGCTTCTCCCGGCTCCCCGTCGTCCACGAGGGCGCGCTGCCCGCCGAGGCCCGGCGGACCCTCGCGCTCATCAGGAGCGGCGGCCCCTTCCCGTACGCCAAGGACGGCACCGTGTTCTCGAACTTCGAGCGCGTGCTGCCGCAGCACAAGCGCGGCTACTACCACGAGTACACGGTCCGGACCCCCGGCGAGCGCGACCGCGGGGCCCGGCGGATCGTGACCGGGCGGGACGGGGACGTGTACTACACCGACGACCACTACGAGAGCTTCCGGGAGGTGGTCGCGGATGAGGCTCGATGA
- a CDS encoding Repetin encodes MNRRTKIAAVAAALLITAGAAGSATASGDGKGGGREAAALTGTAKLYRPAGDDITFSFDAHLPAKDRNDPLAATGTFRYSHFKGDWGGTAEVKVDCLATGGKVATVTGVVTETDVPGLLHKRVGVSVYDNGGHDRLGYSWMASDPTKDEVPPCNSVAPFERVKAGTGDFTVLPWQFEYPAE; translated from the coding sequence ATGAATCGCCGCACGAAGATCGCCGCCGTGGCCGCCGCCCTGCTGATCACCGCCGGAGCGGCCGGCTCCGCCACCGCCTCGGGCGACGGGAAGGGGGGCGGCCGGGAGGCCGCCGCGCTGACCGGCACCGCGAAGCTCTACCGGCCCGCCGGGGACGACATCACCTTCAGCTTCGACGCGCATCTGCCGGCGAAGGACCGCAACGATCCGCTGGCCGCCACCGGCACCTTCCGCTACAGCCACTTCAAGGGGGACTGGGGCGGCACCGCCGAGGTGAAGGTGGACTGCCTCGCGACGGGGGGCAAGGTGGCCACGGTCACCGGCGTGGTCACCGAGACCGACGTGCCCGGTCTGCTGCACAAGCGGGTCGGCGTGTCGGTGTACGACAACGGCGGGCACGACCGGCTGGGCTACAGCTGGATGGCGTCCGACCCGACGAAGGACGAGGTCCCGCCCTGCAACAGCGTCGCCCCGTTCGAGCGGGTCAAGGCCGGCACCGGCGACTTCACGGTGCTGCCCTGGCAGTTCGAGTACCCGGCCGAGTAG
- the rpe gene encoding ribulose-phosphate 3-epimerase has translation MAQINPSILSADFARLAEEAKAVDGADWLHVDVMDNHFVPNLTLGVPVVESLSRATATPLDCHLMIEDPDRWAPQYVEAGAGSVTFHVEAAAAPVRLAREIRAKGARASMALKPATPIEPYEDLLPELDMLLIMTVEPGFGGQSFLDIMLPKIRRTRELISKHGLELWLQVDGGVAESTIERCAEAGADVFVAGSAVYGAADPAAAVRSLRANAEAATASAAWACGH, from the coding sequence ATGGCGCAGATCAATCCCAGCATCCTGTCCGCGGATTTCGCCCGGCTCGCCGAGGAGGCGAAGGCGGTCGACGGGGCCGACTGGCTGCACGTCGACGTGATGGACAACCACTTCGTGCCCAACCTGACGCTGGGCGTGCCGGTGGTCGAGTCGCTCAGCCGGGCGACGGCCACCCCGCTCGACTGCCACCTCATGATCGAGGACCCGGACCGCTGGGCCCCGCAGTACGTGGAGGCCGGCGCCGGGTCGGTCACCTTCCACGTCGAGGCGGCCGCGGCGCCGGTGCGCCTCGCGCGGGAGATCCGGGCCAAGGGGGCCAGGGCGTCCATGGCGCTCAAGCCGGCCACGCCGATCGAGCCGTACGAGGACCTGCTGCCCGAGCTGGACATGCTCCTGATCATGACGGTCGAGCCCGGCTTCGGCGGGCAGTCCTTCCTCGACATCATGCTGCCGAAGATCCGCCGCACCCGTGAGCTGATCTCGAAGCACGGTCTGGAGCTGTGGCTCCAGGTCGACGGCGGCGTCGCGGAGTCCACGATCGAGCGGTGCGCCGAGGCCGGCGCGGACGTCTTCGTGGCCGGTTCCGCCGTCTACGGCGCCGCCGACCCGGCCGCCGCCGTGCGCTCCCTGCGGGCGAACGCGGAGGCCGCGACGGCCTCGGCGGCCTGGGCTTGTGGCCACTGA
- a CDS encoding amino acid permease, with the protein MLDHGAAPPVEESTARKASGLSALTRRKPVENLVAEGGQGEGGSLRRTLGMWQLTMISIGATLGTGIFVVLGSAVPKAGPAVTLSFVIAGLTALFSALSYAELAGSIPVAGSSYSYAYATMGELVAWVCGWCLVLEYGVSVAAVAVGWGEYLNELLDGTIGVTLPDVLSSAPGEGGVINLPGLIVVLLAMVFLLGGARESAVVNTVMVVVKIAALVLFCAIGFVGFKSGNYKDFMPLGMAGVGAASASLFFSYIGFDAASTAGEEAKNPKRDLPRAIMLSLLIVTVLYVLVAAVAVGAWHWKDFEGSEATLAAIMNDVTGQTFWGTMLAAGAVISIASVVLTVLYGQTRVLFAMSRDGLVPKVFGKVSAKTGTPRVNTVIVSLFCAALASVIPLGKLVDATSIGTLFAFGLVNIAVIVLRYSRPDMPRTFKVAFGPVFPVLGFLFCAYNMFSLDAITWVVFGCWMAAGLVFYFLYGMRRSRLASAEK; encoded by the coding sequence GTGCTGGACCATGGCGCAGCCCCCCCGGTCGAGGAATCGACCGCCCGCAAGGCCTCCGGGCTTTCCGCCCTGACCCGCCGCAAGCCGGTGGAGAACCTGGTCGCGGAGGGTGGACAGGGAGAAGGCGGCAGTCTCCGCCGCACGCTCGGCATGTGGCAGCTGACGATGATCAGCATCGGTGCGACGCTCGGCACCGGCATCTTCGTCGTGCTCGGTTCGGCGGTGCCCAAGGCCGGTCCCGCGGTCACCCTGTCCTTCGTGATCGCCGGTCTCACGGCGCTCTTCTCGGCCCTCTCGTACGCCGAGCTGGCCGGCTCCATACCGGTCGCCGGCTCCTCGTACTCGTACGCGTACGCAACGATGGGTGAACTCGTCGCCTGGGTCTGCGGCTGGTGCCTGGTCCTGGAGTACGGCGTCTCCGTGGCCGCCGTGGCGGTCGGCTGGGGCGAGTACCTCAACGAGCTGCTCGACGGCACCATCGGCGTCACCCTCCCCGACGTGCTGTCTTCCGCCCCGGGCGAGGGCGGCGTCATCAACCTCCCCGGCCTGATCGTCGTCCTGCTGGCGATGGTGTTCCTGCTCGGCGGCGCCCGTGAGTCCGCCGTGGTCAACACGGTCATGGTCGTGGTGAAGATCGCCGCGCTCGTGCTCTTCTGCGCCATCGGCTTCGTCGGCTTCAAGTCCGGCAACTACAAGGACTTCATGCCGCTCGGCATGGCAGGCGTCGGCGCCGCGAGCGCCAGCCTGTTCTTCTCGTACATCGGTTTCGACGCCGCCTCCACGGCCGGCGAGGAGGCCAAGAACCCCAAGCGCGACCTGCCGCGGGCGATCATGCTCTCGCTGCTCATCGTGACCGTCCTGTACGTGCTGGTCGCGGCGGTCGCCGTCGGCGCCTGGCACTGGAAGGACTTCGAGGGCTCCGAGGCGACCCTCGCCGCGATCATGAACGACGTCACGGGCCAGACCTTCTGGGGCACGATGCTCGCCGCCGGTGCGGTCATCTCCATCGCCAGCGTCGTCCTGACCGTGCTCTACGGCCAGACCCGCGTCCTGTTCGCGATGTCCCGCGACGGCCTCGTCCCGAAGGTCTTCGGGAAGGTCAGCGCCAAGACCGGCACCCCGCGCGTGAACACGGTGATCGTCTCCCTGTTCTGCGCCGCGCTCGCCTCGGTGATCCCGCTGGGCAAGCTGGTCGACGCGACCAGCATCGGCACCCTGTTCGCCTTCGGCCTGGTCAACATCGCGGTCATCGTGCTCCGCTACTCGCGCCCCGACATGCCGCGCACCTTCAAGGTCGCGTTCGGCCCGGTCTTCCCGGTGCTCGGCTTCCTCTTCTGCGCGTACAACATGTTCAGCCTCGACGCGATCACCTGGGTGGTCTTCGGTTGCTGGATGGCCGCGGGACTCGTGTTCTACTTCCTGTACGGCATGCGCCGCTCCCGACTGGCATCAGCAGAGAAGTGA
- a CDS encoding GDSL-type esterase/lipase family protein produces the protein MSWLEPAPFLRGTAWLDGDRPVRADPADLERLPWDIAERAALPIGVRVEFTAAPGTRAVELRYRATVPRPGDALRALRHGFALWQGRRCLAEVFAEPAEESSVLLELPPGGGDFTVHLPEDQAPVVGGLRAVGGALSPAPRRPRWLVHGDSITEGWWSTRPAHSWPATAGRALGLDPVNLGFAGGARGELPLAEHLARLPGELITLAFGTNCWAAVPCSAPLLYETTRAFVGLVRRGHPGTPLLLLSPVLRPAAERTGNALGATLAELRTAMEEAVRDLVTAGDTRLALLPGRPLLGPQDLADGLHPNDRGHRRIAAAVARELRATGFAAPGTPRAPGRDLPGARGRL, from the coding sequence GTGAGCTGGCTGGAGCCCGCCCCCTTCCTTCGCGGCACGGCCTGGCTGGACGGCGACCGGCCGGTCCGCGCCGACCCCGCCGACCTGGAACGGCTGCCCTGGGACATCGCCGAGCGGGCCGCGCTGCCCATCGGGGTGCGGGTCGAGTTCACGGCCGCGCCGGGCACCCGGGCCGTGGAGCTGCGCTACCGGGCGACGGTCCCCCGGCCGGGGGACGCGCTGCGCGCGCTGCGGCACGGCTTCGCGCTGTGGCAGGGCCGGCGCTGTCTCGCCGAGGTCTTCGCGGAACCGGCGGAGGAGAGCTCGGTGCTGCTCGAACTCCCGCCCGGCGGAGGCGATTTCACGGTCCACCTGCCGGAGGACCAGGCGCCGGTCGTCGGCGGCCTGCGGGCGGTCGGCGGCGCCCTGTCCCCCGCGCCCCGGCGCCCCCGCTGGCTGGTCCACGGCGACTCCATCACCGAGGGCTGGTGGTCGACCCGCCCCGCGCACTCCTGGCCCGCGACGGCGGGCCGGGCGCTCGGCCTGGACCCGGTCAACCTCGGCTTCGCGGGCGGCGCGCGCGGCGAACTCCCGCTCGCCGAACACCTCGCCCGGCTCCCCGGCGAGCTGATCACCCTCGCCTTCGGCACCAACTGCTGGGCCGCCGTGCCCTGTTCGGCCCCGCTGCTCTACGAGACCACCCGCGCCTTCGTCGGCCTGGTCCGCCGCGGTCACCCCGGCACCCCGCTGCTGCTGCTCTCCCCCGTGCTGCGCCCGGCGGCCGAACGGACCGGCAACGCCCTGGGCGCCACCCTCGCGGAGCTGCGGACGGCCATGGAGGAGGCCGTACGGGACCTCGTGACGGCCGGCGACACCCGGTTGGCCCTGCTGCCCGGCCGGCCGCTCCTGGGGCCGCAGGACCTCGCCGACGGGCTCCACCCCAACGACCGGGGCCACCGGCGGATCGCGGCGGCGGTGGCCCGGGAGCTGCGCGCGACGGGCTTCGCGGCGCCGGGAACGCCGCGGGCCCCCGGGAGGGATCTCCCGGGGGCCCGCGGTCGGCTCTAG
- a CDS encoding barstar family protein, with amino-acid sequence MRLDELGTPVVLDLYGVADKAAFMERCATALALPDWFGRNWDALADCLTDLPEPVALVVTGWQEYAGARPREWRLAQDVLASAVEERPARLAVFLSLGEVFGGNDERHPGSLG; translated from the coding sequence ATGAGGCTCGATGAGCTCGGCACCCCTGTCGTCCTCGACCTGTACGGGGTCGCAGACAAGGCCGCCTTCATGGAGCGCTGCGCCACCGCGCTCGCCCTGCCCGACTGGTTCGGACGCAACTGGGACGCCCTCGCCGACTGCCTGACCGACCTGCCCGAGCCCGTCGCGCTCGTCGTCACCGGCTGGCAGGAGTACGCCGGGGCACGCCCGCGCGAGTGGCGGCTCGCCCAGGACGTCCTCGCCTCGGCCGTCGAGGAGCGTCCCGCGCGCCTCGCCGTGTTCCTGTCCCTGGGGGAGGTCTTCGGAGGAAACGACGAAAGGCACCCCGGAAGCCTCGGATGA